One Acutalibacter muris DNA window includes the following coding sequences:
- a CDS encoding 8-oxo-dGTP diphosphatase — MSRKVQAELVTMCMVYEGDRVLVQDRVDPGWPGVAFPGGHVEPEETFTEAAAREVYEETGLKIVSPKLCGVKERLDRDGSRYIVFLYKCDEFSGELRSCDEGENRWVERADLESMKLADTMYELLPVFFEDSYSEFFLRRGDNGEVQELRLL, encoded by the coding sequence ATGTCCAGAAAAGTGCAGGCTGAGCTTGTGACCATGTGCATGGTGTACGAAGGGGACAGGGTGCTGGTGCAGGACCGAGTAGACCCCGGCTGGCCGGGCGTAGCCTTTCCCGGGGGTCATGTGGAGCCGGAGGAGACCTTCACCGAGGCGGCGGCCAGGGAGGTCTATGAGGAGACCGGGCTTAAGATAGTCAGCCCGAAGCTGTGCGGGGTGAAGGAGCGGCTGGACCGGGACGGGTCGCGGTACATTGTGTTCCTCTATAAGTGCGACGAGTTCTCCGGGGAGCTCCGCTCCTGCGACGAGGGCGAGAACCGCTGGGTAGAGAGGGCGGACCTGGAAAGCATGAAGCTGGCCGACACCATGTATGAGCTGCTGCCGGTGTTTTTTGAGGATAGCTACAGTGAGTTTTTCTTAAGGCGCGGCGATAACGGAGAGGTACAGGAATTAAGGCTTTTGTAA
- a CDS encoding 8-oxo-dGTP diphosphatase: MAREIKAELTNMCMIYRGNEVLVQCRTPEKGWPGVTFPGGHVEPGESITQSVIREVREETGLTLDHPVLCGIKDWIEDDGSRYIVFLYKCSTFSGELKSSEEGEVFWVNRAGLPGMNLSSGMEETFEVFFNDGISELSYFREDPDNDWRIVLE; encoded by the coding sequence ATGGCCAGAGAGATAAAAGCTGAGCTTACGAATATGTGCATGATATACCGGGGCAATGAGGTGCTTGTCCAGTGCCGCACCCCTGAAAAGGGTTGGCCGGGAGTCACTTTCCCGGGCGGTCACGTAGAGCCGGGAGAGAGCATAACCCAGTCGGTGATACGTGAAGTCCGGGAGGAAACCGGGCTTACACTTGACCACCCGGTACTCTGCGGCATAAAAGACTGGATAGAGGACGATGGCTCACGCTATATCGTATTTCTATATAAGTGCAGTACATTTTCCGGGGAGCTAAAATCTTCGGAGGAGGGGGAGGTATTTTGGGTAAATCGTGCCGGTTTGCCCGGTATGAATCTCTCCAGCGGCATGGAGGAGACCTTTGAGGTGTTCTTCAACGACGGTATCAGCGAGCTCTCCTATTTCCGGGAGGACCCCGATAACGACTGGCGAATAGTGCTGGAGTAA
- a CDS encoding NUDIX domain-containing protein: MTTQAELTNMCMICDGSKVLVQDRIDPKWSGITFPGGHIEPGESFADAVIREVWEETLRVFLDDNISELSYSPKDTANMGSDWRYEDWTYSLN; the protein is encoded by the coding sequence ATGACTACACAGGCGGAGCTGACAAACATGTGCATGATATGTGATGGCAGTAAAGTTCTGGTACAAGACCGCATAGACCCCAAGTGGTCGGGCATTACATTTCCTGGCGGACACATTGAGCCGGGTGAATCCTTCGCTGACGCAGTTATTAGAGAAGTCTGGGAGGAAACCCTGCGGGTCTTTCTTGACGACAATATTAGTGAGTTGTCCTACTCGCCTAAAGATACAGCTAATATGGGTTCAGATTGGCGTTATGAAGACTGGACATATAGCTTGAATTGA
- the asnS gene encoding asparagine--tRNA ligase: protein MKHQDISAFYKDLDAYAGKTVTVCGWARSIRDSKTLGFIDMNDGTCFKGVQVVFEDGKIDNFKEIAAQNVGAALIVTGELIVTPEAKQPFEIHAHEIKVEGASTPEYPLQKKRHTVEYLRTIPHLRPRTNLFSAAFRVRSAAAFGMHKFFQENGFVYIHTPVITTTDCEGAEMFQVTTLDQEDLPRNEDGSVDYRQDFFQKKVFLSGSGQLQVECTAQAFSKVYTFGPTFRAERSNTPRHASEFWHIEPEMAFADLSDDMDVIEAAVKYVINYVLDTCPQDMEFCNQFVDKGLLERLRHVAGSDFARVTYTDAIKILEEHNGEFEYKAVWGEDIQTEHERFLAEKHFGRPVFVTDYPKEIKSFYMRQNDDGRTVAATDLLVPGIGELVGASQREERYDVLRARMRELDMSEEDMYWYLDLRRFGTTVHSGFGIGFDRLVMYLTGISNIRDVLPFPRTTGVAEF, encoded by the coding sequence ATGAAACATCAGGACATATCGGCATTTTATAAGGACCTGGACGCGTACGCCGGTAAGACCGTTACCGTGTGCGGCTGGGCGCGGTCTATTCGTGACTCGAAGACCCTGGGCTTTATCGACATGAACGACGGCACCTGCTTCAAGGGCGTGCAGGTGGTGTTCGAGGACGGCAAGATCGACAATTTTAAGGAAATAGCCGCCCAGAACGTGGGTGCGGCTCTTATCGTCACTGGAGAGCTGATCGTCACCCCGGAGGCCAAGCAACCCTTTGAGATTCACGCACATGAGATAAAAGTCGAGGGCGCGTCAACGCCGGAGTATCCCTTACAGAAGAAGCGGCATACCGTTGAGTACCTGCGCACCATACCGCACCTTCGGCCCCGAACCAATCTGTTCAGCGCGGCCTTCAGGGTCCGCTCGGCGGCGGCTTTCGGTATGCATAAATTCTTCCAAGAGAACGGCTTTGTGTATATCCACACCCCGGTGATAACCACCACCGACTGTGAGGGTGCGGAGATGTTCCAGGTCACCACTCTCGACCAAGAGGACCTTCCAAGGAATGAGGACGGCAGCGTGGACTACCGCCAGGACTTTTTCCAGAAGAAGGTATTTCTCTCCGGCTCCGGCCAGCTACAGGTGGAGTGTACGGCTCAGGCTTTCTCGAAGGTGTACACCTTCGGGCCAACATTTCGGGCCGAGCGCTCTAATACCCCCCGGCATGCCTCGGAATTCTGGCATATTGAGCCGGAGATGGCCTTTGCGGACCTCTCTGACGATATGGACGTGATTGAGGCGGCGGTGAAGTACGTGATAAACTATGTGCTGGATACCTGTCCCCAGGACATGGAGTTCTGCAACCAGTTTGTGGATAAAGGCCTTCTTGAGCGTCTGCGCCACGTGGCCGGGTCTGACTTCGCCCGGGTGACATACACTGATGCTATAAAGATACTTGAAGAGCATAACGGAGAGTTTGAATACAAGGCTGTATGGGGTGAGGACATCCAGACAGAGCACGAGCGTTTCCTGGCCGAAAAGCACTTCGGCCGGCCGGTATTCGTTACAGACTACCCCAAGGAGATAAAGTCCTTCTATATGCGTCAGAACGACGACGGCAGGACTGTCGCCGCCACGGACCTGCTGGTGCCGGGCATCGGCGAGTTGGTAGGCGCCAGCCAGCGCGAAGAGCGCTATGATGTGCTGCGGGCCCGGATGCGGGAGTTGGACATGAGCGAGGAGGATATGTATTGGTATCTGGACCTGCGCCGCTTTGGTACCACGGTTCACTCAGGGTTCGGCATCGGCTTCGACAGGCTGGTGATGTACCTTACCGGCATAAGCAATATCCGGGATGTGCTGCCCTTCCCGCGTACTACTGGTGTTGCGGAGTTCTGA
- the murC gene encoding UDP-N-acetylmuramate--L-alanine ligase produces the protein MDNILDSVKRLHFVGIGGSGMCPMAELLMNKGYEISGSDMNESDTLDRVKGWGIPVFMGHSAGNIGDAEAVVYTAACRADNQELVAARERGVPTLERSVMLGMLTAKYPRLLAVSGTHGKTTTTSMLTQIFIEAGADPSAIIGGKLPLINSNCRVGGSDTIICEACEYVDTFLQLHPAVSLLLNIEPDHLDYFKTLENIVKSFRQFAMQTDRLLVVNAGNESVMKAVAGLNKEIVTFGLGEGCDYYPAELNEEPSACEDFTLMHRGRALGRVNLAVPGRHNMLNALAAAAAAHSLGIEAEKICSALEHFGGVHRRFEILGQFEGVTVADDFAHHPTELTAVLSSAMRMGYRQVWAVFQPHTYSRTYTFLNDFAKALSLPDHLVMTEILAVREENIYGIQTSDLAAKVPGSVWFQSFEEIAGYVMKEAQAGDLILTLGGGDIYKCANLIVERYQAKK, from the coding sequence ATGGATAATATACTGGACAGCGTGAAAAGGCTGCACTTTGTGGGCATTGGTGGCTCCGGCATGTGCCCTATGGCCGAGCTGCTTATGAATAAGGGCTATGAGATAAGCGGGTCGGATATGAACGAGTCGGACACCCTTGACCGTGTGAAGGGCTGGGGTATTCCAGTGTTTATGGGGCATAGCGCCGGGAATATTGGGGATGCGGAAGCAGTGGTGTATACTGCAGCCTGTCGGGCCGACAACCAGGAGCTTGTTGCCGCCAGGGAGAGGGGCGTGCCCACCTTAGAGCGCTCTGTAATGCTAGGGATGTTAACGGCCAAGTACCCTCGTCTTTTAGCGGTATCCGGCACCCACGGTAAGACCACCACCACCTCCATGCTCACCCAGATATTCATCGAAGCCGGTGCGGACCCCAGCGCCATTATCGGCGGCAAGCTGCCTCTTATCAACAGCAACTGTCGTGTGGGCGGCAGCGATACCATCATCTGTGAGGCCTGTGAATATGTGGACACCTTTTTGCAGCTGCACCCGGCGGTGTCGCTGCTGCTGAATATTGAGCCGGACCACCTGGACTATTTCAAGACCCTTGAGAATATTGTCAAGTCCTTCCGGCAGTTTGCTATGCAGACCGACAGGCTGCTGGTGGTGAACGCCGGGAACGAAAGCGTTATGAAGGCCGTGGCCGGGCTTAATAAAGAGATAGTCACCTTTGGCCTGGGGGAGGGCTGCGACTACTACCCGGCCGAGCTCAACGAGGAGCCCAGTGCCTGCGAGGATTTCACCCTCATGCATAGGGGTAGGGCCTTGGGCCGGGTAAATCTGGCTGTCCCGGGCAGGCACAATATGCTCAACGCCCTGGCCGCCGCAGCAGCAGCCCACTCCCTGGGCATTGAAGCTGAGAAAATATGCTCCGCGCTGGAGCATTTCGGGGGCGTGCACAGGCGCTTTGAGATACTCGGGCAGTTTGAGGGGGTCACCGTAGCGGACGACTTCGCCCACCACCCCACCGAGCTCACCGCCGTGCTGTCCTCGGCCATGCGTATGGGCTATAGGCAGGTCTGGGCTGTGTTCCAGCCCCACACCTATTCCCGCACCTACACATTCCTGAACGACTTCGCCAAGGCCCTGTCCCTTCCCGACCACCTGGTCATGACGGAGATACTGGCCGTGCGGGAGGAAAATATCTACGGTATACAGACCAGCGACCTGGCCGCAAAGGTGCCCGGGAGCGTATGGTTCCAAAGCTTTGAGGAGATCGCCGGGTATGTGATGAAGGAAGCCCAAGCTGGTGACCTGATACTCACGCTGGGCGGCGGGGACATATACAAATGCGCAAACCTGATAGTTGAACGGTATCAGGCAAAAAAATGA
- a CDS encoding S-layer homology domain-containing protein, producing the protein MPKTSSGDKATYVCIAPSEPNPPTPPTSFTSFTDVKPGAYYAEPVNWAVESGIIAGTGNGKFSHEKTCTRGQIVTFLYNARNL; encoded by the coding sequence ATGCCCAAAACATCGTCAGGAGATAAGGCCACCTATGTTTGCATAGCCCCCTCGGAGCCCAATCCTCCCACCCCTCCAACCTCCTTCACCTCATTTACCGATGTAAAGCCTGGGGCATATTACGCCGAGCCGGTGAACTGGGCCGTCGAAAGCGGCATAATTGCTGGAACCGGCAACGGCAAATTCAGCCATGAAAAGACCTGCACGCGCGGGCAGATCGTCACGTTCCTGTATAACGCCAGGAATCTGTAA
- a CDS encoding ABC transporter substrate-binding protein, with product MKKLTALLLVTLVLVSLFSCAKPKEPEVSETPPEPRAEESELKGTLKVLSERFCWNSPMSNVNSNNFSPVRDNIANVMFYFQELYPDVKIDIEYLPTDQEEREANIKQRRTAMMAGKEVPDIYLMPTSSLAEISYEPMEPLFKDVAQAMSNNWFADISGLYNGDTELHTEELNKAVMDAGTIGGARYVLPLGYEMPVYITRKDLLEDAGIDRERLNAGVDSMMDTFMELREQGDSRWAASSYFGYGLDLSLLPKACDYEKEEALIDSKQVESLLLDLAECTRIVDEEWQKKLSAGETIPGRTFHAESYLYSSPKDTSVAFAVGEDYPGSCSSMSEVIDAVGCGKSMGHEMEIIPVRAIDGTLNAEITYWGAIGAGCENKKLAYEFLRLFLTPEVQHEGQLKTPAKTYNMNFEWAKESIHGGPFPGWPVRYKGFAESRWNSTLEGFKATDGGNSQRKEALLSVTVEDSDLPFLEVPIDNARFISSIDEEFYQYTRTVGNTIEVQDYSQADAAKAANEFIRNVNYHLAEG from the coding sequence ATGAAAAAACTTACTGCGCTTCTATTGGTCACGCTGGTGCTGGTAAGCTTGTTTTCGTGCGCAAAGCCAAAGGAGCCCGAGGTAAGCGAGACCCCGCCGGAGCCCAGGGCGGAGGAAAGCGAGCTGAAAGGCACACTGAAAGTGTTAAGCGAGCGGTTCTGCTGGAACAGTCCCATGAGTAACGTGAATTCCAACAACTTTTCGCCGGTGCGGGACAATATTGCAAACGTCATGTTTTACTTCCAGGAACTGTACCCTGACGTGAAGATTGATATTGAATATCTCCCCACGGACCAGGAGGAGCGGGAGGCCAATATTAAGCAGCGCCGGACAGCTATGATGGCTGGAAAGGAGGTGCCGGATATCTATCTGATGCCCACCTCCAGTCTTGCAGAGATAAGCTATGAGCCAATGGAGCCCCTTTTTAAGGATGTGGCCCAGGCCATGAGCAATAACTGGTTTGCGGACATCAGCGGGCTTTATAACGGCGACACGGAGCTGCACACTGAGGAGCTGAATAAAGCCGTGATGGACGCGGGGACCATCGGTGGGGCAAGGTATGTGCTGCCCCTTGGGTATGAAATGCCGGTATACATAACCCGCAAGGACCTGCTGGAGGACGCGGGCATAGACCGGGAGCGGCTTAACGCCGGGGTGGACAGCATGATGGATACCTTTATGGAACTGCGCGAGCAGGGGGACTCACGTTGGGCTGCCAGTTCGTATTTTGGTTATGGTCTGGACCTTTCGTTGCTGCCGAAGGCCTGCGACTATGAGAAAGAGGAGGCGCTGATAGACAGCAAGCAGGTGGAGAGCCTTCTGCTGGACTTGGCCGAGTGTACGAGGATAGTCGATGAGGAGTGGCAGAAAAAGCTGAGTGCTGGCGAGACAATCCCTGGCCGGACCTTTCATGCTGAGTCATACTTGTATTCATCCCCGAAGGACACCAGCGTGGCGTTTGCGGTTGGGGAGGATTATCCGGGCAGTTGTTCCTCCATGAGCGAGGTGATCGATGCCGTAGGCTGCGGCAAGTCTATGGGCCATGAGATGGAGATAATACCTGTCCGGGCTATAGACGGGACCCTGAACGCGGAGATAACCTACTGGGGGGCCATAGGCGCGGGGTGCGAGAACAAAAAGCTTGCCTATGAGTTCCTGCGGCTTTTCCTTACGCCGGAGGTGCAGCATGAGGGACAGTTGAAAACCCCTGCAAAGACATATAATATGAACTTTGAGTGGGCGAAGGAGAGTATTCATGGAGGTCCGTTCCCTGGCTGGCCGGTGAGGTATAAGGGCTTCGCCGAGAGTAGGTGGAACAGTACGCTGGAGGGTTTCAAGGCGACAGATGGCGGGAACAGCCAGAGGAAAGAGGCGCTGCTGAGCGTTACCGTGGAGGACAGCGATCTGCCCTTCCTGGAGGTGCCCATCGACAATGCGCGGTTTATTTCGTCGATAGACGAGGAATTTTACCAGTATACCAGAACCGTGGGGAACACTATCGAAGTGCAGGACTATAGCCAGGCCGACGCGGCAAAGGCTGCAAATGAGTTTATACGCAATGTGAACTACCACTTGGCAGAGGGATAA